The sequence TTTCAAACCGGGGACCTTTCGCGTGTGATGCAAATGtgataaccactacactacagaaACTGTGCTCTGCTCTttatctttgcttcttccccCAGCTGAAAGCACGCCTTTATTGTGCAATTTCCCCAAGCTTGAGCGTAAGATCCCACCTCAGTAAGATCTTCACCTCCCTGGAGATGGATAGGGAGCAAAAAACTTCACTTGCTAGGCCAGGCAGAAAACTCTGTGGAGGCCCAGTCCCTCTGCAAATGCCTTTTCAACATAAACAACAACTCCTGTCTGGTAAATGGATTCCCTTACAGAAAATTGATTTAAAGGACTAAGGAAAAACTTGGCTATTTAAAAAGGCGTTTGATTAAATATCTTTCCTAGTCTGAGGGCTTGTCCACAGTTCCACTTATGCTGTGTCTcgaaagcacaggtctgagcagttttcccttTGCCCCACTCTGTTCCAAGGGCAATAGCTTCGAACAAATGTCAATCTGAGGAAAACCGGAATTGCCGTTCCCTCcgactgagtgctaaagagctggttttccggggggggggggggggagctgaggcaCAAAAGGAAGTGTAGATAATCCCTCAGTTGAAAATGTTGAGGTTCTTGACTGAAGcccttatgttttgtttttattgtattgctgTGGTAATATGGTAGAAATACGGCCATAGTGAGAAAGGGACATATTCCTCCTAGTTTCTGACTGCGGACCTTGCACATGTGAGGTGAATGTCTCTTTTGGGAAGAAATACGgattgaaatggaatacagtggtacctcaggttacatacacttcaggttacatacgcttcaggttacagactccgctaacccagaaatattacctcgggttaagaactttgcttcaggatgagaacagaaatcgtgtggcggcggtgcagcagcagcagtgggaggccccattagcttaagtggtgcttcaggttaagaacggtttcaggttaagaacggagctccggaacaaattaagttcttaacccaaggtaccactgtaaattaataaaaaccaGGGGAAGGATTGCACCAGCTGGGACTCGAACCCAGGTCACAAGGTTGGGAACCTTGTATGATGCCTCTACACCACTGATGCAGCTAGCAAAGATTTGCTTTCtacccagagaaggaaggctgCAGGAAAGTGTCGGGCAGCTCCCCAGATCTTCTCACGCGCAGTATAATTGTGTAAATTTTGCCCTCAGATTCTTGCTGTGCATCCCTTCTTGCCTGCTTGCCCTTTTTGTTCCCTTCAATTGGTCCAGGCTTCCATTTTCTGTAAGAAGCCTCCCTGACCCTAATAGGTTCCTTGACTCTGCTCATCAACCACACTGGCATCCTCTAGGACTCGGCAGTACCTTTTCTCATCTGGGGTGCACATTCCAGCCgagtttttttattattgcagTTCTGAATAGCCCCCAAAGATTTTGGAGCGATGTGTCCCTCTCGACCTTCCCTTTAAAAATACTTTCATTTCTGAAAAGCTGAAACGGAGTAATGAAATTTGGAATCTCACATGACGGCATGAAGAAGACCCTGGTGGTCTAGTGTTCAGGACTTGGTGCTCTAACAGGGTTGATTTCTGGCCAAGGAAAGGGCTTGCTCTCTCCTGGAAGTGAAGCTCTTGCAGCAGCACTGCCTTGAAGCCATGCTTGGGCTGGGTTTCTACAGAAAATGTGCCCAGGCATATTTCTATGTAGCCTTCTTAGCGCAGTAGGCAGCGCGTCAGTCTCATAATCTGAAGGTCCTGAGTTCGAGCCTCAGAGAAGGCAGCTTGcagttttctttgttgttgttgtttttgcaaaggGTGTGCACTCCTCTGCTCTCTGAGTTGCTCACCTGTTGCTTCAGGTGTGAGAAGGTGTGAGTGAAGGCCGAGGTAAGCCCCTGTGCTTGAGGAGAGCAAATTACACTTTGAAAAAAGAATAAGGCTCATCAGGTGAAGGAAGGGAGGGATGAGAAACACCTTCACCACCTGTCCCTGATGGTCTAGTGGTCAGGATTTGGCGCTTTCACCGCCACGgcccgggttcgattcccggtCAGGGAATCTTTTTGCCAGGGAGAAGGAGCAATGGCTTTGCTGTGGTTCGTGTTCTATAGGTCACATTGAGGGATTCAGAAAGAAATTTGGTTAAAGGAGGCCTCTATCTTGCCATTCTTCCTGGTGGTCAGGATTTGGTGCCCTCACTGCCAAGGCTAGGCCTTGATTCTCAATCAGAGGATCctttattttctctattttgagGCTTTTTTATTAGTTGTTTTACAGAGAGAAATAACACCAATCAACATTCCCACCTCCATTACCTCCCTCACATACCTTCCACTATCAATTATTGGTTGCAAATGGACCCCTGTTCCATCACAAGAATTAATACAACCATCTCAGCAATGCTCACCAATCTTCTACTGTAAAAGGTTAAAGGTGTACCTATTTAGTATATATTGAGGCTCTAATTATCACTGactgcaacatttctctgatgaaaataggggcatcctaaggaaataCAGGACAATCCGGGATAGAAGAGatagatctcccccccccaaaaaaagtgggtttttaaaaaattattattattattatttaaacttcTTACAATAGTCTCTGTCGTGTTTCAACAAAATACACAGGAACACTAATAACGGAGGGCAGgaggttaaaaaataaatgagaatGAATAGATGTCCATGatcagcctcagacagcatggccaatgactcaGGAACGATGGTAGTTTGagcccaaaagcatctggagggccacaggcctcGTTCCCCTGGTACAGAAGCTAAAGAAAAAGTAAATTAGGGGCACAGAATAAATATTGTCCTTTACCTTTCTGACTCATCCCAAAAACTTAAAAACAGTAAGCGCTGGGTTCCATCTTGGGTTAATACCATTAGTGGAACGCTCATTAAAATCTCCACTACAATGTGACCTCAGATAGTAATGCAGATTTTAATGCTATAGACATTTTTTTGGATGGGTATTTTTGCATAATTCCAGGAgtggaggaacctgtggtccagtgttgttggactccaactcccatcagctagaaccagtatgaccaatggtcaggggtggtgggactagcagtaaaataaaataaaaaaatatagggGGCCACGGGTTCCTGGTATCTGAGGAATTTTGGCtcaattgttaaaccactctgcgtAGCTCTCAGCaaacaaactacaggtcccagaattctttgagggaagagaTGATTGTTTCAAGTGGGATCATAGTACTTTGACTGTATGGTATGTTTGTAACCTCTGACTCTGTGacaaggatggggagcctgtagctctccaggtgttgctggactacagctgacTTCATCCCTGGCCAATGGCCATACTGGCTAAGCCAAATGAGATTTGGGAGGGTCCCAACAACAtatgtggggctcaggagcccagttatgtcaccccttgtctgcagagctggcaacctctcacccttttttgaacactctcccttgtggaatgttccctcagcctcctctcctctccatgggagtcctctgggaagctgctgctgctgtccctggtcGCTGAgcttctcccctgccccaaagagaggtgtctcTCAGAGACACCATTCCCTTGTGGAACTTATGGAACTTGTGgagctgtcccgtgaatccactggatgacattgcggaagaacgctgcctcaggagagtgaggaaaattctcaggatgattcacaccctggcacTTTctttgatctcctgccctcgggcagaagatatagaagcatgattagtcgcaccaacagggtaaagaacagcttctatccgtgggctgttaggctgctgaatgaaaagataacaagagggcaactgacttttgggtttggtgggtgtgcgtccataaacgaggggaattaagactaagagagctgagcaGGGGGTTGATCATGTAATcttactgtatacaagttgtacaagtgacaataaagtgtttcaatttcaattatagccagggctgttgcaataaacagctgtgcaagcctttgggaaggagagacaagagagggcatcagagaagggagggaaagaagagaggggcagaggtcagtgttgcccgtggcacccttgaccatcattcaaggcaccacaGGTGCCACAGAaccctggttgaaaaccactggcctaCAGCACAAAGGTAAGAATTACATCCATTGCTTCTGACCCTGCCCACCATGGGCATGCGGCCCTCGGGATGAAGAAGCTTCCCCGCCCTCCCAAGGAACCTTTTATAATGTGAAGTTTCAGGTTTGGTACATCAACCAACCACTTCCAATATCCCATTAAAGATGACCACACCTTCGTTGCTAATTTTCAAGTGACAGTTCtatggttttctttatttttaagggaaacattcttttaaaaaattaaattctgCATTTGTACTTTGAGGGAATCACATTGCTGAAGTGTGGCCATCGCCAAGGCCTCATCCTGTCTGACAACTCTTAACATCCAGGGGGTTGGCTCCCACGTGGATTTTCTCGTGTCTACGCAGATCACTTCGATTAAGAAACCTCTGCTCGCACGACGAACATTTATAGGGtctctctcctgtgtggattctccTGTGTATCAGAAGGTACCCTTTCTGAATGAAGCTTTTGCCACAATCCGCGCACGTGTttggtttctctcccgtgtggatcctCTCATGTGTCAGGAGGGACGAGCGCCGAGTGAAGCACTTCCCACACTGGGCGCACCTATAGGGGGTCTCGCCCGTGTGGGTCCTCCGGTGGATGACGAGCTGCAGTCTCCGGCTGAAGCTCTGCCCGCAGTCGGAGCAGCTGTACGGCTTTTCGCCCGTGTGGATTCTCTCGTGATTGATGAGGTTGCACCGGATGCTGAAGCGCCTCCCGCATTGTGCACACTCATAGGGCTTTTCTCCTGTGTGCATTCTCTTGTGCCTCACCAGCGTGGACTTCCGGTTGAAGCTCTTGCCGCAGTCCAGGCACGTGTACGGCTTTTCTCCAGTGTGGGTCCTCTCGTGCACGACCAGGTTGGCCTTGCAGTTAGAAGTCTTCCCGCAATACAAGCATTTGTATGGCTTCTCGGCCTGGCTGAAGCTCCTGTCCTCGGACTGCTCTTTCTTTATCTTCAACTTAATGATCTCCTCCTGGAAGGGACTTTCATCTAACCCGGCGCCCACTGCATCGTAATGATAAGCCTGTTTGGCTGCCTTCCCAGGAGGGTTTTCCCAAGGACCTCCCGGCGCCGGGGGACTTCCTGGCATCAGCCCCATGTCAAGCCCCTGGAAGAAATCTCCTTTGGCTCTTCCCAGGGATATTCCACAGAGGTCTGTCTGCTCAGGTCTTTCCAGCTGGAATGTCTCCTCTTCATTCTCCTGTTCTTGCCCATCACCTTcaaagtggggggaaagagaggaaaatcatGGCACAATAAGTAGAGGCTTGTagaaattccccatccctgttccatTACTTTCTGTCCCTCAGTTTTTAGAGGCACCCCCCCCTCAATAATCCCGGGggccatagtttgttaagggtgctcagaACTGTAGTCTCttttgtgcagaggagggcaaccaagatgatccagAGTCTGGAAACAAACATTAAACGGAACAGTTAAGGGAGCTGGGTATTTTtagactggagaagaggaggctgagaggagataagatagccatcttcaaatatctcaagggctgtcatatggaagagggaggaggcttgtttccttctgctctggagggaaagaccagaaccaatggcttcaaatcacaggaaaggagattctgactaaagaaATTTCTGAGAGtctgagctgttcaacagtggaagaggGTGGACTcacctttgaggtttttaaacagaggtttaaaatgattcctgcattgcagggggttcaaccagatttgtttattcatttcgtatgtatttcataaaattaataCACTGCTTGACCTGTGGTTGAACTGTTTAATTATTTGCTGaagtttaattttactgtttactacagcgatacctccggttacgaactgaatccattccagaggtctgttcgtaacccaaaaccattcttaacccaaggcacgctttcactaatggtgcctcctgctgcaagCACGCCTCTGGCGCACAATTTCTgctcacatcccagggcaaagggCGCAACCAggagcaattacttccgggttagtggagctcataACCTGACGCATAACCCAGAAGTATtcataatcagaggtaccactgtattagattctgatggattgttgaatgttgctttgtttgataaaagttgtttgttttaaagttattgtgacttttatattggatcagatttttactattaatgtttgatgttttatttcgtTTTTATGTCTTAGAAGCTGCCAAGAgcggcttgggcaacccagccagatgggtggggtatagatgtattattattattattattattattattattattattattattattatatttattactattattgactGTAAAAAGCGCCCCTCAACGACGACCCTTTGagccccttccaaccctacaattttatgattcagtGATAGTTTTGTTCTAACCCCATTGTCGGACACAgcatttttatttgtgttttaacaACTAGCAATTAAAAGTCTTGTGAATTCTTACCGAAGAAATGGGATTCTCCATCACCCTCCTGCTTGGCTTCCATGGAGAGCTGCATCTTCCCAGGGGCCCAGGAGTCCTGTTCTGAATTAGGGCTGCTGACAAATGAGTTTATTGACAACCCTgactcctggaaaaaaaagtGGACGATAACAAATGATAATAAGGAGGTTAACAGTATCGGTGCAGATGGCTTAATGACAAGGATCTTGATAGGACATTGTTGTGCAGAAAAGTAAAACCCCAAGAATGAGAATTTACAGTGACAGATTTGGAATTTATTTTGCAATGTAACTAAGGTTGTTTCAGGCTTCTATGTATATTCTCTCTCACATGTGCAGGGACAATGGCAGCTGTAGTTCatccacatctggagggtcaaaggatCCCCACACTGGGCGTAAGCAAACACACGCAGCCATCCCATCGATCTTGGGGCCAAActagattattttatttaaaaaaagcagagcTTGAGGAATTGCCGCATCCATTTCTCTGTCCCTCACGCCAATAGACTGCATCCCTGCCATTTTTTTCTGGGTTCTCTCAGGGTTTTCCAAACACTAAGACACTCACCTTTCCTTCCCACCCTTCCGACTCTTGCAGCTTCAGGAGGAAATCTTCTGCCAGGACGACTGCCTTGCTGCAGGTCTCCGGGCCTTGTTCGCCCACCCAGCTCTGCATTTCCAGAGGCAAGATGCTCAGGAACTGCTCCAGAATCAGCACTTCCAGGATCTGGTCCTTGGAGCGTTTCTCTGGCTTCAGCCATTGGTGGCAAAGCTTCCACAGCTGCTTGCAAACATCCCGGGGCCCCTCAGCCTCCTCATAGCAGAAGCGCCGGAAGCACTGGCGTTGCGTCTCTGAGTCGGCGGCGTCTTTGCTCGCTGTCTTGTCCTTCCCTTTCCCTGAAGAATCCAGCCCTCTGCTCGGTTTCTGAGCTCCCCGGAGGCCCAGCACAGCTGCAGTTGCCCAGTCTGCTTTCGGCCACTGGCTGGCCCCAGCTATTTCCTTGAAGGAGGCCTGGAACTCCTTCGTGTCTGCCTCAGAGATGGGCTCAGGTAGCCTGAGGTGCTTCCATCCTGAGCAAGGGAATTCCACTGTCTTCAGGAACTCCTGCTGCTGGTTTTCCCAATGTTGCTGCAAACCTTCCTCTGGCTCCTGCTTCACTTGTGCTGGGCCTTCGCCGGTCAGGAACTCCTTGATGGTCCCGACTTGGACAACCTGAGGATCCCTTTCGCCTGCCTCCAGCTTCTCCCGGGATCCTGGTTCTGTTGGGTCCTGCTCCTCCATTTTTATTTCTGCCTGGAGTTCCTGGGCTGAAAAGGAAATTCAGTTCTTGATCAAGGGCAaagcattaagaacataagaagagtcggctggatccggccagtggcccatctagtccagtatcctgttccctcacgcaagcaggatttgagcccaagagccctctgccctattattattattattattattattattattattattattgagcccTTTCCTCTGGGAATTTGACTAATCCTCTTTtttatgctttttatttattttcccacaCAGCAAAAATTATACATtccaaataaaacacaaaagaaaCAACAAATTTCCAAATAAACCAATATACACAAATCCTTAAATTCCTAAAAGAGACTTACTTCTATTGTTTAAGTTTTTTTCTTAATTCACAAATTCTTAATTTCTCCACATGACTTCCAACCTCCTCATTGAGGAtccatcctttttcttcttattattattatcactgcttCAGTATTCCTTATTTCCatgtctttcttttgttttgtttcatgttTTCTTAATCTAACGTGCAGCTTGGGGAGTTTAGTCAAAACATGTCCAGGTTTTCACTTGTGGACGATGTTTAATTAAATATTCTTTATAAATGTCCCGTTCATTTTTATACATTTGGGTTGGCTCTCTCCTAATTATCTCAGTTAATTTAGCTAATTCAAGATtattttctaatcctcttttaatgccatctaGGTgggtgcccatcactgcctcctgtgggagcaattGCCATAGTTTAATTAAGCACTGCAGGAAAAAGTGCTTTcctccatcctgaatcttccagggaGGAAGGTTGCAACCACCGTACTGCAACACAATCCTTCACATCTCCCTACGATCTGCAGGGGAGACCTTAGTGGAGGTGCCACCACTGGGGACTGCCTCGTTGGCGGTGACTCAggtgacagggccttcttggcggTGGTTTCCCgtttgtggaatgtcctccctagTGAGGTGCACCATTCTCCTTCATTGTTAACTTTTAGGTGAAAAGTGTTCCTCTTTACCCagtcatttgatggctgaaaataTTAGTTTTGAGAGTTGGCGATTGCTTTTAgttcttaacttttttttaaaggctgcttTTAACCGTTCTAGAAGTTTTGATTGTATTGTTTTGGTACTGACGTGTTTTCCACCCTGAGCACTTTAGCAGGAAGCGGTGGGATATAACTAATAAATAGAGAAATTGAAGTTCtcttcagaagtaagcctcatttagGCTCCTGATATCTGTAAGGCTGTCTCACTTGTCAAGATGCACTTCTTTACTCTGACAGTCTAGTGCAgtagtgtccaaacttttttcaaagagggccagatttgatgaagtgaagggccgtgagggccaaccaaagggccaactaaagttgttgactttttttaggattgagctttttttaggattgaagttgttgcaGTTTTTTtactccaggaaataaactgcaacgggggccagattaaactgaacggcgggccagattaggcccccaaaacggactttggacatgcctggtctagtgGAAAGGGTCATGGAATGGcaagtagagatggaagggaccacaagggtcatgtgAGGGtcatgcaatgcagggatctttcacccaacatggggctcaaacccacgactctgagattgagagtctcatgctctaccaaggtcgtagctcagtggtaaaggttcttcattcctgcattgcagggggttggactagatgatcctcaaggtcccttccaactctatgattctatgattctttttaagtacttaactcgttccggaggtccatacttaacctgaaactgttcttaacctgaagcaccactttagctaatggggcctcccgctgctgccacgcggccgtagcacaatttctgttctcatcctgaagcaaagttcttaacctgaaacactatttttgggttagcggagtctataacctgaagcgtatgtaacctgaggtactgtaccATGCAATAACCACAGCAGAGTTGCCAATGCAAGACAGTCAGCAACCCCAGAACTGATGCTGGTGTTTCCTCACAATCCTGTCCCATTCATGTGTGAAGTGGGAATGCAGTGGAGAACCTTATTTTAACACccaaaatgggtgtgtgtgaaaCAGCCATCTTCCAAGCTGCAAGGATTGTCGAGGTAACATGCGTGAAGCACTTTATGCACTCAAAACATGATATCATAATGTGCAGTTACTGCTACCCTTAAGGTTGCCAACTTTCCAGGCACCTCCGCTCCTGTGCTTTTAAATGGCAGGCAATGACGCTCGCCGGCACCTTCATGCCACAAAGTGCTTCGCTGTTTTGATTTCTGCCACCTGCCTCTGTCAAAGGCAGAGGAGCAGGCCTGACTTGGTTCCCCTCTGGATAAGTTGGCAACCCTGGCTGCCAACtgacctgtgggaaaccagcttggcctgctcctgtgcctttaacagcagcctgcCATTCAAGAATCAGCTTTCTGCAGCAAGGGAGATAAATGCAGTTGCAAGCTGACTGCTGCACACTGAGCCCCTGGCAGAAGGCAGAAGGCATGCTGGCAACGGTAAAAGGGAAATCTGGGAACATCGCCCTCTGCAGCTTTCCCCCACGGCTCCTGATTTCTCTGGTATCTCcctcttaattgttttttttccttctttctgtccagcgcctggggggggggttaactcaCCCACTCCTTGCACCTTTGGCATTGTTGCAACCTCTGGGAAGAGATCTGCAGCCCCCAATGGCTCCATCCAAGAGGCAAAAACCcctggagggaaggaggaaggtggtGGATCAGGAAGGTGCCTCAGCTTAGGTCACAAGTTTGCATGCTCCTCTAGCCGGCACAGCTCTCTGTGTTTAACTCCTTCAGGGCAAAGGCACATAAAACAGTCAGGGATCCTAAAACATGAATGGGAGCAGAAGTTGCACATGAGTCCCTGGGTGACCTCTCCCGCTCTGGCAATTTGATCTGTTTTGTCCTGTTGCAGGCTGCCTACTTAAAATGTCAACGTGGAATTGCTAGAATTGCGAGGTTTAGCCCTTTCTCTGGGACTTTAATAGTTAAATCTCAGGGAGAAGGGGAATGGTTCATTCTTGTCTCTCTTAACAGCACATTCATGCTCATGCAATAAGGCCCAGGCTGCTTTTCCACGGGCTGCAGCTGCTGAGACAGATTTGGAACTACTGACCTCACAGTGGCAGGGATATGGACATTTCCCAGCAGTTCTGTAACCTCAAAGTGGGGGGCGTAAAACAGCTGGACTTTTAAATCTGCCAAGGTGGTCTGATTCATATGTAATGCAAAACCATGGTTCGCAAGACATCCTTTATAATTTGCTTAATGTGATCATTTTGACCTGGCACAACAGCTTAACCATGTTTTTATTAACatgactgggatagctcagctggtagagcatgagactcttaatctcagggttgtaggttcaagccccactgttatgtactgagttgaataggatccaaactgcagcagtctgattggtcctagaacaataggatccaaaaggcagcagtctgattggtcctagaacaataggattcagaatgcagcagtctgattggtcctagaacaatgcagcagtatgattggttggcatgaactacccaatcatgctccagatagaagtgaatccacaacctgattggcttacagtagaattccggaattagccaatcatgtgcagcccattgtgtaaataatgtatataaagcagatactttgaggggacattcattcattcctcctcaccactatgagctgaataaagagcatgaaatcactttgcgactctgagtatatttcactggcgacgaaggtgggatcccgctgagctgactgccacacacagcaccgcagcaccgccacctgccacaccgctgcctcgcaccgtgttccaggcttcagctccgggacacaaggaactcagaatggcaaccgacaacagcttctcgccattcaacccagcatctggagactgggaagcgtacgcctcccgtttcaccttcctcctagaagccaaaggggtcaccgacgaagaagacgccaagaagagggcgatattcttcagcgtctgcggagaggagacgtttgaaatcgcccgggctctccttgcgcctgaagacgtcgctactgttccatacaaaacaataatggaacagctgaaggggcacttttcgccgcagccctcagtggtggctcgtcgaaatgccttctacgcaaagcggcaagcccctggggaaaccataactgggtttgtgacctccgccaagccgcccggttctgcaacttctcagagctggagaacatgcttcgtgaccgcctcgtcggtggcctgaaggatgagaagctgcaacgacgcctctacgctaagaaggacctaacgttccaggtcgctctggaggaggccctggcaacggaagctgccgagaggtcgacgcaagaggcacggccgagccagctgtcccaaccgagggtccaccacgaagacctcaccgacgactcaggatccgacagggaggaggtgcaccgagtacagcagcgcactcaagcagcccacataccacagctgcctcgacgagaaggagggaactgcgcaagctgtggagaaagtcacgagaggaggacctgccgtttccgcaacgcagagggcaggcagtgcagaaagttgggacacatcgcccgggtgtgtcgggctcggcccacccgacgccaggcatcagatgacgaatccaagagccccaggtcccggggcccaacgcaccaaggcaactcgacagagctcacggacttccaggtataccagttgccccaccccaacgtagagaaaatttatgttgacgtacagatagagggggccccatgccgcatggagcttgacacgggttcaactctatccataatctcggcaaggaccttaaggaaactgtgtcctactgggggtcccaaactcaggccggccccattcaccctccgggacttccaaaaacgtaaggtccccacaatgggggtggggaccttcagggtgcaataccgagggcggacgcggcaactggacttgcttgtggtcaagggcccctacattagcttactgggattggcatggtttggaccactggggctagccgtcaccggggtgaaccacactagcttacaagtggacgtggacgccat comes from Podarcis raffonei isolate rPodRaf1 chromosome 2, rPodRaf1.pri, whole genome shotgun sequence and encodes:
- the LOC128409019 gene encoding zinc finger and SCAN domain-containing protein 30-like isoform X1 produces the protein MEPLGAADLFPEVATMPKVQGVAQELQAEIKMEEQDPTEPGSREKLEAGERDPQVVQVGTIKEFLTGEGPAQVKQEPEEGLQQHWENQQQEFLKTVEFPCSGWKHLRLPEPISEADTKEFQASFKEIAGASQWPKADWATAAVLGLRGAQKPSRGLDSSGKGKDKTASKDAADSETQRQCFRRFCYEEAEGPRDVCKQLWKLCHQWLKPEKRSKDQILEVLILEQFLSILPLEMQSWVGEQGPETCSKAVVLAEDFLLKLQESEGWEGKESGLSINSFVSSPNSEQDSWAPGKMQLSMEAKQEGDGESHFFGDGQEQENEEETFQLERPEQTDLCGISLGRAKGDFFQGLDMGLMPGSPPAPGGPWENPPGKAAKQAYHYDAVGAGLDESPFQEEIIKLKIKKEQSEDRSFSQAEKPYKCLYCGKTSNCKANLVVHERTHTGEKPYTCLDCGKSFNRKSTLVRHKRMHTGEKPYECAQCGRRFSIRCNLINHERIHTGEKPYSCSDCGQSFSRRLQLVIHRRTHTGETPYRCAQCGKCFTRRSSLLTHERIHTGEKPNTCADCGKSFIQKGYLLIHRRIHTGERPYKCSSCEQRFLNRSDLRRHEKIHVGANPLDVKSCQTG
- the LOC128409019 gene encoding zinc finger and SCAN domain-containing protein 30-like isoform X2 encodes the protein MEEQDPTEPGSREKLEAGERDPQVVQVGTIKEFLTGEGPAQVKQEPEEGLQQHWENQQQEFLKTVEFPCSGWKHLRLPEPISEADTKEFQASFKEIAGASQWPKADWATAAVLGLRGAQKPSRGLDSSGKGKDKTASKDAADSETQRQCFRRFCYEEAEGPRDVCKQLWKLCHQWLKPEKRSKDQILEVLILEQFLSILPLEMQSWVGEQGPETCSKAVVLAEDFLLKLQESEGWEGKESGLSINSFVSSPNSEQDSWAPGKMQLSMEAKQEGDGESHFFGDGQEQENEEETFQLERPEQTDLCGISLGRAKGDFFQGLDMGLMPGSPPAPGGPWENPPGKAAKQAYHYDAVGAGLDESPFQEEIIKLKIKKEQSEDRSFSQAEKPYKCLYCGKTSNCKANLVVHERTHTGEKPYTCLDCGKSFNRKSTLVRHKRMHTGEKPYECAQCGRRFSIRCNLINHERIHTGEKPYSCSDCGQSFSRRLQLVIHRRTHTGETPYRCAQCGKCFTRRSSLLTHERIHTGEKPNTCADCGKSFIQKGYLLIHRRIHTGERPYKCSSCEQRFLNRSDLRRHEKIHVGANPLDVKSCQTG